A single Anopheles arabiensis isolate DONGOLA chromosome 2, AaraD3, whole genome shotgun sequence DNA region contains:
- the LOC120905686 gene encoding protein phtf isoform X2, with the protein MRLDALVAWYQKKIGTYDKQQWEKTIEQKILAGISHLPLKNTKLKTELIDVDLVRGSTFPKAKSKLSILTVLYLAALRFLLLPVYARWWVQQTSPGVFLLLLMLYLLQMLNLGIYSYCARSPPPPSSTDTATGSDGAEPNAKLPPTDTVDHIVTISDFLIPLALSLLLSVIHSQIVATASNSNGSSLFSCGKLSQKCFSHGSATPATPGAASTGTGTSLSTPAGGVPAGLSKKQREQRIRRKRRVRAHSETQAQSSSPGRAVTAEERDRKKAFASVGGSKSATSSPARTAPKKGACSTSSSTSSDAVERAQLAEGNNEQPRQPEVLVGRREENGSLRMEDRAPNIHRTANETEKHTSIGVTIIPTTTSSSDHSPPNGRRSGDHTQEANPMLLLPSGLRRRNVNWDPTVPERSRPGPSSLLEPVVDDDGFESLNGKSSGGEDSAGNVFLKDHHRYRKVAPFGGNDWNAAGETEAKDHQSDSDTDTLKNSITTTTTTNYNTPTIVELDGVLDPQRKQFAEGGHTAGSQSELAQHDTPQHGGRGESKELVRQRRNKDSSEECSYSSELDHSDTQNEHSDDDYELEDVPTLILNPACGANDRVSCTIWEAREAKKAEMSVLDISSAIIERVEAMPESCDYVYIGVVLSVFLSLVPAFCRLCEATVDSTNSTEVNFLDMPVILFEKASFSLLAILRFAFGETTWERFVLVLGFLLRLVLTFLVFFLLAVAERTFKQRFLYAKLFSHLTSSRRAQKSSIPHFRLNKVRNIKTWLCVRSYLKRRGPQNSVDVIVSAAFIITLLLLAFLSVEWLKDSVHLHSQFNLEALTWSCAFGTFLLRFMTLGTKINKKYKSVSVLITEQINLYVQIEQKPNKKEELMISNNVLKLAADLLKELESPFKISGLSANPYLYTTVKVVILSALSGVLSEMLGFKLKLHKIKIK; encoded by the exons ATGCGCCTCGATGCACTGGTCGCATGGTATCAGAAGAAGATCGGCACCTACGACAAGCAGCAATGGGAGAAAACGATCGAGCAGAAGATACTGGCCGGCATCAGCCATCTGCCGCTGAAAAACACCAAGCTGAAAACGGAACTGATCGATGTGGATCTGGTGCGTGGTTCGACCTTCCCGAAGGCGAAATCGAAACTCTCCATCCTAACCGTGCTGTATCTGGCGGCGCTGcgctttctgctgctgccggtttaCGCCCGTTGGTGGGTACAGCAAACGTCACCGGGcgtgtttctgctgctgcttatgcTCTACCTGCTGCAAATGCTGAACCTCGGCATCTATAGCTACTGTGCccgatcaccaccaccaccatcgagtACCGATACTGCGACGGGGAGTGACGGTGCCGAACCTAACGCAAAGCTACCGCCAACCGATACCGTCGATCACATCGTCACCATATCGGACTTTTTGATTCCGCTCGCCCTGAGTCTGCTGCTGAGCGTCATCCACTCGCAGATCGTAGCGACCGCCTCGAACAGCAATGGATCGTCGCTGTTTTCGTGTGGCAAGCTGTCGCAGAAGTGTTTCTCGCACGGTTCGGCAACACCGGCCACGCCGGGCGCAGCCAGCACTGGCACAGGCACGTCCCTATCCACGCCGGCCGGCGGTGTACCGGCCGGGTTGAGCAAGAAGCAGCGCGAACAACGAATTCGCCGCAAGCGGCGCGTTAGAGCACACTCCGAAACGCAAGCCCAATCGTCATCGCCCGGCCGGGCAGTGACGGCGGAGGAGCGCGATCGGAAGAAAGCGTTCGCCAGTGTGGGTGGATCGAAATCGGCCACCAGCTCGCCGGCACGCACAGCGCCGAAAAAGGGCGCCTGtagcacgagcagcagcacgagcagTGATGCAGTCGAGCGGGCACAGCTGGCGGAAGGGAACAACGAACAGCCACGACAGCCGGAGGTTCTGGTTGGAAGGCGTGAGGAGAACGGCTCGCTGCGCATGGAAGATCGAGCGCCGAACATTCATCGAACGGCGAACGAAacggaaaaacacacatcgaTCGGCGTGACCATCatcccgacgacgacgagctcGAGCGACCATTCGCCACCGAACGGGCGTCGGTCGGGCGATCATACGCAGGAGGCGAacccgatgctgctgctgccctccGGGTTGCGGCGGCGCAATGTAAACTGGGACCCGACCGTACCGGAACGGTCCCGCCCGGGTCCGTCGTCGCTGCTGGAACCGGTCGTAGATGACGATGGGTTTGAGAGTTTAAACGGCAAAAGCTCGGGCGGTGAGGATAGTGCAGGCAATGTGTTTCTCAAGGATCACCATCGGTACCGGAAGGTGGCTCCGTTCGGGGGGAACGATTGGAATGCAGCCGGCGAAACGGAAGCAAAAGACCATCAGTCGGATTCGGATACGGATACGCTGAAAAATAGtatcactaccaccaccaccaccaactacAACACACCGACGATAGTGGAACTGGATGGTGTGCTTGATCCGCAGCGCAAACAGTTCGCGGAAGGGGGTCACACCGCTGGCTCGCAGTCGGAACTGGCACAGCACGATACACCGCAGCACGGAGGAAGGGGGGAATCGAAGGAGCTGGTACGGCAACGGCGCAACAAGGACTCAA GCGAAGAATGCAGCTACAGCTCGGAGCTGGACCATTCCGACACGCAGAACGAACACTCCGACGACGACTACGAGCTCGAGGACGTCCCGACCCTGATCCTCAACCCTGCCTGCGGTGCGAACGATCGCGTCAGCTGCACCATCTGGGAGGCGCGCGAGGCAAAGAAGGCCGAAATGTCCGTGCTGGACATCTCGTCCGCCATCATCGAGCGGGTCGAGGCCATGCCGGAATCCTGCGACTACGTCTACATCGGCGTCGTCCTCAGCGTGTTCCTCTCGCTCGTGCCCGCCTTCTGCCGGCTGTGCGAGGCGACCGTCGACTCCACCAACTCGACCGAGGTGAACTTTCTCGACATGCCCGTCATCCTGTTCGAGAAGGCGTCCTTCTCGCTGCTCGCCATCCTGCGGTTCGCGTTCGGCGAAACCACCTGGGagcggttcgtgctcgtgctcGGCTTTCTGCTGCGGCTCGTGCTTACCTTTCTGGTGTTTTTCCTGCTCGCCGTGGCGGAGCGCACGTTCAAGCAGCGCTTCCTGTACGCGAAGCTGTTCTCCCACCTGACGTCCTCGCGGCGTGCCCAAAAGTCGAGCATACCACACTTTCGCCTCAACAAGGTGCGCAACATCAAGACGTGGCTCTGTGTGCGCTCGTATCTGAAGCGGCGCGGCCCCCAAAACTCGGTCGACGTGATCGTGTCCGCCGCGTTCATCAttacgctgctgctgctggcgttccTGAGCGTGGAATGGTTGAAGGATTCGGTGCACCTGCACTCACAGTTCAACCTGGAGGCGCTCACCTGGTCCTGTGCCTTTGGCACGTTTCTGCTCCGCTTCATGACGCTCGGTacgaaaattaacaaaaagtACAAAAGCGTTTCGGTGCTCATCACCGAGCAGATTAATCTCTACGTTCAG ATTGAAcagaaaccaaacaaaaaagaagaactgATGATATCGAACAACGTGCTCAAGTTGGCAGCTGATCTCCTCAAG GAGCTGGAATCTCCGTTCAAAATCTCCGGTCTCAGCGCAAATCCGTATCTCTACACCACCGTTAAGGTGGTCATACTGTCCGCCCTTTCCGGTGTGTTGAGTGAAATGTTAGGCTTCAAGCTGAAACTtcacaaaattaaaattaagtaA
- the LOC120906070 gene encoding putative gustatory receptor 2a, whose translation MKNKVSLDSIISVIEMNVKFYRLLGLAPFELNTSRVRLSKPFCCAVGGFVTLYWTAMVSSIATSNHANDRISRISNYFQLITNAIMLTAILLMPAFRLRNFAEVTRALRKLEQDLQQDAIPTNCRQMARWNIGIVVGTVTVLLLATAFDCYVTVFRGFIRVDYWIITILPQFVNVIAVTQVVLLLLYINARFRKLNQLLEEEQHPVAGRKRFERSSRLTGNMPANDPKKISLHVIEVHGCGIDAANLKHLQLPKVLYRYNDLYDICKLLDRYFGLLFLLTFTSIFIVTTIQLYYSYTILYWFTGENGFTIWSLMVCLNTISINLGVLLTIVLLCEKISNKTKHANDLLADLQLRGSRYMSSEEVIKLTVPFQAPNKVFKFSAMGFFQIDCNMLCGMIGAITTYLVIYIQFYILYADEVKKSSFVSRFQI comes from the exons ATGAAGAACAAAGTGTCCCTCGACTCTATCATCTCGGTCATCGAGATGAACGTCAAGTTCTACCGGCTACTCGGTTTGGCACCGTTCGAGCTGAACACGAGCCGCGTCCGGCTGTCGAAACCGTTCTGCTGCGCCGTGGGCGGTTTCGTGACGCTCTACTGGACCGCGATGGTGTCGTCGATCGCGACCAGCAACCACGCGAACGATCGCATCTCGCGCATCTCCAACTACTTTCAGCTCATCACGAACGCGATCATGCTGACGGCGATCCTGCTAATGCCCGCCTTCCGATTGCGCAACTTTGCCGAGGTGACGCGCGCGTTGCGCAAACTCGAGCAGGATCTGCAGCAGGACGCGATCCCGACCAACTGCCGGCAGATGGCACGGTGGAACATTGGCATCGTGGTCGGTACGgtgacggtgctgctgctggcgaccGCCTTTGACTGCTACGTGACCGTTTTCCGGGGGTTTATCCGGGTGGACTACTGGATCATTACGATACTGCCACAGTTTGTGAATGTGATTGCGGTGACGCaggtcgtgctgctgctgctgtacattAATGCGCGCTTTCGGAAGCTTAATCAGCTGCTGGAGGAGGAACAGCATCCGGTGGCGGGCAGGAAGCGGTTCGAGCGGTCGAGCCGGCTGACCGGAAACATGCCGGCGAACGATCCGAAGAAGATCAGCCTGCACGTGATCGAGGTGCACGGGTGTGGCATTGATGCGGCGAACCTGAAGCATCTGCAGCTGCCGAAGGTGCTGTACCGGTATAATGATCTGTACGACATCTGCAAGCTGCTCGATCGGTACTTTGGGCTGCTGTTTCTGCTGACCTTTACGTCGATCTTTATCGTGACGACGATCCAGCTGTACTACAGCTACACGATACTGTACTGGTTTACGGGCGAGAACGGGTTCACGATCTGGTCGCTGATGGTGTGCCTGAACACGATCTCGATCAATCTCGGCGTGCTGCTGACGATCGTGTTGCTGTGCGAGAAGATTTCGAACAAGACGAAGCACGCGAACGATCTGCTGGCGGACCTGCAGCTGCGTGGCTCGCGGTACATGTCGTCGGAG GAAGTCATCAAACTGACGGTTCCGTTCCAAGCGCCCAACAAGGTGTTCAAGTTCTCAGCGATGGGCTTTTTCCAGATCGATTGCAACATGCTGTGTGGG ATGATTGGAGCAATCACGACCTATTTGGTAATCTACATCCAATTCTACATCCTGTACGCGGATGAGGTGAAGAAGTCATCGTTCGTGTCTCGGTTCCAGATTTGA
- the LOC120894785 gene encoding uncharacterized protein LOC120894785, with protein sequence MEQNPPNVVESDKETASATGSELSLGSGSRTHRLLYEQRYREERARLLLELEQLRQGTHPEYLKVEKRLQDELDDRLQQNEIERDRALAAIERDCLMEHAASEVEYEEKVAELVANAIADLEHERKAIEHEYATMELGGCADGGGAMTQTARWKLRSRVNETATPEQHRKPMVRQLKFLLEEDEIVDDLGVILASTPDDGERGSNEDGK encoded by the coding sequence ATGGAGCAGAATCCACCAAACGTTGTCGAAAGTGACAAAGAAACGGCAAGTGCGACTGGAAGTGAGTTATCGCTTGGGTCGGGCAGCCGAACGCACCGTCTCCTTTATGAGCAGCGCTATCGGGAGGAGCGGGCCAGGCTGTTGCTGGAGCTGGAGCAGTTGCGGCAGGGCACGCATCCCGAGTACTTGAAGGTGGAGAAGCGCCTCCAGGACGAGCTGGACGATCGATTGCAGCAGAACGAGATCGAACGGGACCGGGCGCTGGCCGCCATCGAGCGAGACTGTTTGATGGAGCATGCGGCCTCGGAGGTGGAGTACGAGGAGAAGGTGGCCGAGTTGGTTGCGAACGCGATTGCGGACCTGGAGCATGAGCGGAAAGCGATCGAGCACGAGTACGCGACGATGGAGTTAGGCGGATGTGCCGATGGTGGTGGCGCGATGACGCAGACCGCACGATGGAAGCTGCGCAGTCGGGTGAATGAGACTGCGACTCCGGAGCAGCACAGGAAGCCGATGGTGCGGCAGCTTAAGTTTTTGCTCGAGGAGGACGAGATCGTGGATGATCTTGGTGTTATTTTGGCTAGCACGCCGGATGATGGGGAGCGTGGGTCAAATGAAGATGGGAAATAA
- the LOC120905686 gene encoding protein phtf isoform X1 produces MRLDALVAWYQKKIGTYDKQQWEKTIEQKILAGISHLPLKNTKLKTELIDVDLVRGSTFPKAKSKLSILTVLYLAALRFLLLPVYARWWVQQTSPGVFLLLLMLYLLQMLNLGIYSYCARSPPPPSSTDTATGSDGAEPNAKLPPTDTVDHIVTISDFLIPLALSLLLSVIHSQIVATASNSNGSSLFSCGKLSQKCFSHGSATPATPGAASTGTGTSLSTPAGGVPAGLSKKQREQRIRRKRRVRAHSETQAQSSSPGRAVTAEERDRKKAFASVGGSKSATSSPARTAPKKGACSTSSSTSSDAVERAQLAEGNNEQPRQPEVLVGRREENGSLRMEDRAPNIHRTANETEKHTSIGVTIIPTTTSSSDHSPPNGRRSGDHTQEANPMLLLPSGLRRRNVNWDPTVPERSRPGPSSLLEPVVDDDGFESLNGKSSGGEDSAGNVFLKDHHRYRKVAPFGGNDWNAAGETEAKDHQSDSDTDTLKNSITTTTTTNYNTPTIVELDGVLDPQRKQFAEGGHTAGSQSELAQHDTPQHGGRGESKELVRQRRNKDSSKQPLQRRAPTALYDAGPDEKKGLGTSCSDETDEENNEYDLHSPSPPHLHLLHSSPPLRAHHPHQPMVGPVVRPSPSPHHHHHLLYLHHRHHQAAAVVQPAAVATAAAAHSHHTLHPHQHHFHHSPSVLTEGEECSYSSELDHSDTQNEHSDDDYELEDVPTLILNPACGANDRVSCTIWEAREAKKAEMSVLDISSAIIERVEAMPESCDYVYIGVVLSVFLSLVPAFCRLCEATVDSTNSTEVNFLDMPVILFEKASFSLLAILRFAFGETTWERFVLVLGFLLRLVLTFLVFFLLAVAERTFKQRFLYAKLFSHLTSSRRAQKSSIPHFRLNKVRNIKTWLCVRSYLKRRGPQNSVDVIVSAAFIITLLLLAFLSVEWLKDSVHLHSQFNLEALTWSCAFGTFLLRFMTLGTKINKKYKSVSVLITEQINLYVQIEQKPNKKEELMISNNVLKLAADLLKELESPFKISGLSANPYLYTTVKVVILSALSGVLSEMLGFKLKLHKIKIK; encoded by the exons ATGCGCCTCGATGCACTGGTCGCATGGTATCAGAAGAAGATCGGCACCTACGACAAGCAGCAATGGGAGAAAACGATCGAGCAGAAGATACTGGCCGGCATCAGCCATCTGCCGCTGAAAAACACCAAGCTGAAAACGGAACTGATCGATGTGGATCTGGTGCGTGGTTCGACCTTCCCGAAGGCGAAATCGAAACTCTCCATCCTAACCGTGCTGTATCTGGCGGCGCTGcgctttctgctgctgccggtttaCGCCCGTTGGTGGGTACAGCAAACGTCACCGGGcgtgtttctgctgctgcttatgcTCTACCTGCTGCAAATGCTGAACCTCGGCATCTATAGCTACTGTGCccgatcaccaccaccaccatcgagtACCGATACTGCGACGGGGAGTGACGGTGCCGAACCTAACGCAAAGCTACCGCCAACCGATACCGTCGATCACATCGTCACCATATCGGACTTTTTGATTCCGCTCGCCCTGAGTCTGCTGCTGAGCGTCATCCACTCGCAGATCGTAGCGACCGCCTCGAACAGCAATGGATCGTCGCTGTTTTCGTGTGGCAAGCTGTCGCAGAAGTGTTTCTCGCACGGTTCGGCAACACCGGCCACGCCGGGCGCAGCCAGCACTGGCACAGGCACGTCCCTATCCACGCCGGCCGGCGGTGTACCGGCCGGGTTGAGCAAGAAGCAGCGCGAACAACGAATTCGCCGCAAGCGGCGCGTTAGAGCACACTCCGAAACGCAAGCCCAATCGTCATCGCCCGGCCGGGCAGTGACGGCGGAGGAGCGCGATCGGAAGAAAGCGTTCGCCAGTGTGGGTGGATCGAAATCGGCCACCAGCTCGCCGGCACGCACAGCGCCGAAAAAGGGCGCCTGtagcacgagcagcagcacgagcagTGATGCAGTCGAGCGGGCACAGCTGGCGGAAGGGAACAACGAACAGCCACGACAGCCGGAGGTTCTGGTTGGAAGGCGTGAGGAGAACGGCTCGCTGCGCATGGAAGATCGAGCGCCGAACATTCATCGAACGGCGAACGAAacggaaaaacacacatcgaTCGGCGTGACCATCatcccgacgacgacgagctcGAGCGACCATTCGCCACCGAACGGGCGTCGGTCGGGCGATCATACGCAGGAGGCGAacccgatgctgctgctgccctccGGGTTGCGGCGGCGCAATGTAAACTGGGACCCGACCGTACCGGAACGGTCCCGCCCGGGTCCGTCGTCGCTGCTGGAACCGGTCGTAGATGACGATGGGTTTGAGAGTTTAAACGGCAAAAGCTCGGGCGGTGAGGATAGTGCAGGCAATGTGTTTCTCAAGGATCACCATCGGTACCGGAAGGTGGCTCCGTTCGGGGGGAACGATTGGAATGCAGCCGGCGAAACGGAAGCAAAAGACCATCAGTCGGATTCGGATACGGATACGCTGAAAAATAGtatcactaccaccaccaccaccaactacAACACACCGACGATAGTGGAACTGGATGGTGTGCTTGATCCGCAGCGCAAACAGTTCGCGGAAGGGGGTCACACCGCTGGCTCGCAGTCGGAACTGGCACAGCACGATACACCGCAGCACGGAGGAAGGGGGGAATCGAAGGAGCTGGTACGGCAACGGCGCAACAAGGACTCAAGTAAGCAGCCGCTGCAACGGCGCGCCCCGACGGCGCTGTATGACGCGGGGCCGGACGAAAAGAAGGGCCTGGGGACGAGCTGCAGCGACGAGACGGACGAAGAGAACAACGAGTACGATTTGCATTCACCGTCGCCGCCCCACCTGCATCTGCTGCACTCATCGCCGCCGCTTCGCGCGCACCACCCCCATCAGCCGATGGTGGGCCCGGTGGTACGGCCGTCCCCGTcgccgcaccaccaccaccatctgcTTTACctgcatcatcgtcatcatcaggCGGCCGCCGTAGTGCagccggcggcggtggcgacggcggcggcggcccaTTCCCATCATACGCTTCATCCGCATCAGCATCACTTTCACCATTCGCCCTCCGTACTGACCGAAG GCGAAGAATGCAGCTACAGCTCGGAGCTGGACCATTCCGACACGCAGAACGAACACTCCGACGACGACTACGAGCTCGAGGACGTCCCGACCCTGATCCTCAACCCTGCCTGCGGTGCGAACGATCGCGTCAGCTGCACCATCTGGGAGGCGCGCGAGGCAAAGAAGGCCGAAATGTCCGTGCTGGACATCTCGTCCGCCATCATCGAGCGGGTCGAGGCCATGCCGGAATCCTGCGACTACGTCTACATCGGCGTCGTCCTCAGCGTGTTCCTCTCGCTCGTGCCCGCCTTCTGCCGGCTGTGCGAGGCGACCGTCGACTCCACCAACTCGACCGAGGTGAACTTTCTCGACATGCCCGTCATCCTGTTCGAGAAGGCGTCCTTCTCGCTGCTCGCCATCCTGCGGTTCGCGTTCGGCGAAACCACCTGGGagcggttcgtgctcgtgctcGGCTTTCTGCTGCGGCTCGTGCTTACCTTTCTGGTGTTTTTCCTGCTCGCCGTGGCGGAGCGCACGTTCAAGCAGCGCTTCCTGTACGCGAAGCTGTTCTCCCACCTGACGTCCTCGCGGCGTGCCCAAAAGTCGAGCATACCACACTTTCGCCTCAACAAGGTGCGCAACATCAAGACGTGGCTCTGTGTGCGCTCGTATCTGAAGCGGCGCGGCCCCCAAAACTCGGTCGACGTGATCGTGTCCGCCGCGTTCATCAttacgctgctgctgctggcgttccTGAGCGTGGAATGGTTGAAGGATTCGGTGCACCTGCACTCACAGTTCAACCTGGAGGCGCTCACCTGGTCCTGTGCCTTTGGCACGTTTCTGCTCCGCTTCATGACGCTCGGTacgaaaattaacaaaaagtACAAAAGCGTTTCGGTGCTCATCACCGAGCAGATTAATCTCTACGTTCAG ATTGAAcagaaaccaaacaaaaaagaagaactgATGATATCGAACAACGTGCTCAAGTTGGCAGCTGATCTCCTCAAG GAGCTGGAATCTCCGTTCAAAATCTCCGGTCTCAGCGCAAATCCGTATCTCTACACCACCGTTAAGGTGGTCATACTGTCCGCCCTTTCCGGTGTGTTGAGTGAAATGTTAGGCTTCAAGCTGAAACTtcacaaaattaaaattaagtaA